The segment GTTTATATGCGTCAACCACGAGGTAAACAATGGTTATTTTGTTAACTAAGGTATAACATGTATTAGACAGGTGATATTCAAGAGTAAATTGGTGGTAAAAAGACTAGTGGTGTGTATACATTTTGGCATGTAAAAGGAGTGCAATTTAAGTCGCTACTGTGTTATAAAATGATTAACTATAAATAATTGATTAAGTATACTTTTAGTATGTGAACTAAGCTTGATTAGCATCATTATTGATGTTCGGCAATAGTTCCATTTCATTATGATTAAAATGTATAtaagttttatttattcattgaaATTTATTTGATCATTTATGGATTATTAATGCCTAAAATGTCTTGTGttagattttatttgatttaaatttataCATGTATAGAAATATGACATAAAAATGATCGatgtttattagatatttgaataTCATTAACATGTTCATTATATGATtcgtaatttttttatatatgtattagTAATTTCATGATTAAGAATTAATTAAACATTCgtttacatatataaatatgaCTTGTGTGAATGATCAGAGTCGTGCTTTTGTTCAGTAATACCTCAGGatcctattccgacgacggatacgggttagggtgttacagtaaTTTTCATCAACAATGTCAATTTTGCTGTAGTCTAGATGGTTGGGATATTTGGCTCTCCCCCGAAATTAAAAGCTATTTTTTTCCTTCCCCCTCCCGTCGTTATTTCTTCTTACATTCAGGCCTCACTTCCCCCCCTCCCGTCACTATTTCTTCTTACATTCGGGCCTCTGATTTCCACTCAAGTATGGACTATCCGTATCCCAATTTAACGACCCAGTTCACCTAGACAATGTTAAAATATTCCCATCCCATTCTGAAACTGATATGGAGAAAGCTAGAAACCTATTTTAACCAAGCGAAAAACACAGGTTGCTCATGCTGAAGTCCATGACATGTTTACTGCCTTTGCTCAAGTTTGTTTCATGGCTCCTCCTTTGTTCCATTTGAATATTCCTCACCTCCTACACCACCTGTACCATTTGGTAACTGATTCATGCTGGTAGAATTCAAAAAAGAAGAATACATGGAAACAGGGCAGCCTCGTGAATACTGGTTTTGCATAGCTGTGCTTCTCCTAGTAACCTTTCGACGAGCCTTTCTACCCTGTTGCAGAATATATATAAGGAACATTAACAAGGTTAATGGAATGGTACATAAAAGATCCCTGCACTAATCGCCATCAGAACTTATCCTCATGGATATGACCAGAAAATCAGATTATATTAAAGTAGAAAGATCCATAGGACAGGGTATTTAGGATAACAATCACCTTTCCCATGCATTTCTCCGAGTGAGGAGCAAACATGCCAGCAGCAATTGATCTCCCACAGTTCATGCAGTCAAATATCTCAGTGGCTACAGAAGGGTGACTCTGTCCAAATATGTCCACAACATACTTGTTATTTGTTTCTCCATTATTACTAGGATCGGCTAAACTCACTCATGCTTGTGCTGACAAATTGACTTCTTCATCCTCTTCCTCCGATTTAGGATCAAGGCCCAACTTTGCTATCCGGTGAGACTCAGATGCAACATCAACAATTATAGAATCCAGGAGATCCCCAAAAATAAGCAATGAAAGCTGCAAAGACGAACCATCCAAACTAAGTTGGACTATAATCAAGCATCCTCAATCTTCTAATTGAACTCAGGGAATAGAAAAAAATACATTCCATAAGTCTTGTTCATCTCCTGTTAATTGTGATAAATAAAATCATGAATTAACGACTTTTTACGGATAGGTTCTTCAGTTCTTCGTTTAAAAGAGGAAAAGAGTTAACTGAGTGAACGGAGGCACCTGAGTACTCTCTTCATTTGGTCCAGACATGAATGACTTATAAAAGATAACTTCAGATCAATAATAGCTTCCAGTTCTAGCTTGACCAGTTGGTCACCCTGCAAACTGATATCATACATGAATTAGTGAAAAATGAAGTGATAAAATTAATGACAAACTTCATAAATAAAGGAATATCAAATATACCATATCAATTAGTATAATTAAAATGAATCGACATAAACACAAAATCATAAAAAGAGAATCATCAAGCGACAATGATAGTTAAACTTAATAAATCATCGGCAATCATTCATCAAAGTTCATCCGCCGATTATTGATCACAAATATAAACTCTCCAAGCTTGATAAATGCGGATTGAATTCGAAAATATTCAAGTATATTCAGATTAATTTTACTAAATAATTACTTGATTGTACAAATGGTAAATCGCTGAAGAAATTAGGCTCCCAAATTTGTTCTTCGGCCAATCCACAGTACAAAATCACATTAATTCGCAGATTAAAGTATTCGCGCTTAATAATGAATGAAAATTCTCCGCTTAATacttgagagagagagagagagcgatTACCTGATGGAAATCGATTCTACTCGAAAGAGAGGTTATTTTTTTTCTTGTGAATCGAGAGCCCCTTAGTGAAGGAGGAGAGAAGTTAGAATCCAGTGACCAGTGTATCTTTTTACTTTTGTGCGCATCCGCGTGGAGGAAATCAGTTTTTGATACACAAATATTTACAATTACAGCCCAAAGGGAGTGGGCTGTATGAAGAAAGAGATTGTCTGTTTAGTAGGCCATTCAAGGCCTACTTTTTCATTTTACTTTTAGGACTGATGGTAGACATAATATTATTTCTCGAAAGTTGTTGGTCAAATACAAAGGAACAAGTCTTCTAACAAATGATAAAGTCAGGCCCATGGAAGAATTGTTTTCTAGGCTTGCTAAAAAATTTGGCAGTAAAAAAGAACGCAAAAGGAATAGCAGTGTAGAGTTTGAGAGTTTTTGGTTCACATTATGCAATTAAAGGCATCTGTTTGATACGATGAAGGAAGATGTAAAATCATGGAGCCAGATGGAGTCGATTTCACCATCAATGGAGCCTTCAAGCTCACCACCACCAGCTGAGCTTATTTTCTTGCACGACACCCACTTCGCTTTGCATGGCGAAATATGGTTAGTTACGGTCGTTCTTATTTTTGCTCTCTTCTTTGCGTTCGTCGTTTTTCTTCCTCGCCTTAGACTGAGTCGAAGAAGCTCGGAGTCACAAGCTTCAGATTCTGATGATAACATTACACGGAGGAGGAACTGTCCTTTGACGTCTTCCAGGAAGCCGAGAAGATTCGATGACGATGAAGCAGATCAAGAGCAACAATACTTGAATCGAATCAACCACAAATTTCCGTTGTAACCAACGTGTTCGCTGTTGACGAGTTTTGAAGAAGATTGCTAACTTGTGGCTGTGATGTGAGTTCCTCCTTGCTTTCTTTCTTTGTCCTATTAATCAATTTCTTCTGGTATTTTCCCCATGTAAAATATACTTGATCTAATACTAACATATAGTCTCGCTTACTATAAGTAAGAAATTTAACACATTTTTAATATTATCTGAGATTAGAATTTAGAACTTATTAGTAGAAGATTATTAATAGAATATTAGTTTTGAAAAGGgtattgaattgaaatttatttagttattggtagttaaattaaataaaaatcagtTAAATTGGAAGTTAACCagattttgaatatatatattttttatttttatgaatttttaatgatATAATTGAACCAATTGAACCGTGAATCGGTCAAGTGATCTACAatttaacaattttttctttaatgTTACATATTGTGAAATAAAGCTTTGTTTAGTATTGTTTTTACAAAACACTTTTGGGacaaaaatatttctaaacaaaattttagaaaaaaatatttttaccaaattaaaaatAGGCCTAAAACACTTTTTTagaagataaaattttaattttttctaaaaatatttgtctttttcaaaaacatttttgaaaaacatttttaAACTATGCGTGTGGCTATGCGATATTTAGAACTTGATAATGAAATAAGTGGATGTGCCTATGAGATAAGAAATTAGAACTCGTGCAACAATATTGTGAAAGTAGAGTCTGCACACAACCCAACCGATATCATACGGAATGGAAGGTAGAGTGTGTCACCATGTAAGGTAAAAACATTACGCACCTTGTCTGCCAATTGAGGCTATTCATGCTGACCTATCACTTTCAAATATGTTTCGGGACGACCGTATGACACAAAAGACAAAAGTCTTCAATGCAACCACTGAATTCTAAGCAATTACGATTTCGAGAACGACAGTTTACCGCAAAAGGCGAGCCAAAATATTAGTGGATAAGGATGACACCCAAGGATGTAATGCTGTTGCCATTATAAACACCGCTTAATTTACAATGCCGTTTGGGACTTTAATTCAGTTTCATCATTGCCTTCATCCCAAGCATATCGTGTTACACTGAATTATAACATTTGTTTATGGTCATTTTGGCTGCCCCTTAAATAAACAATTCTCCTGAAACTCGCCTCTCCCATGCCCATGCCCATGCCCATGCCCCTGTTTACAACAAGTAACTGGAATGTTCGTCTCCAACACCTTTAATTTCAGACAACcagaaaagaaaatgataaaaTCCAAAAACACTTCATTACAATATAATTCTACCCCTGCCCTGCCTTGTTCCAAAGCCGCCTATCATCTGTTATCTAGAATGGTACACAAATTCCCTTTTCAGACGGTCGGATAACAGGACCTTATTTGGAAACTTGTTTTTTAGAGTttagatttgaattttaaaaatagtgtagtagtaaatt is part of the Gossypium arboreum isolate Shixiya-1 chromosome 5, ASM2569848v2, whole genome shotgun sequence genome and harbors:
- the LOC128293355 gene encoding uncharacterized protein LOC128293355 encodes the protein MKEDVKSWSQMESISPSMEPSSSPPPAELIFLHDTHFALHGEIWLVTVVLIFALFFAFVVFLPRLRLSRRSSESQASDSDDNITRRRNCPLTSSRKPRRFDDDEADQEQQYLNRINHKFPL